The Candidatus Nomurabacteria bacterium genome has a segment encoding these proteins:
- a CDS encoding tRNA (guanosine(37)-N1)-methyltransferase TrmD has translation MHFHVVTLFPESFDSYLKESIIGRAIKQKKIKVTFYNPRKFVSGKYKRVWPDGNVSLIVDGKPFGGGPGMILRAEPVIKAIEKALNKINSASPRLRRTPKVKIINFAPSGKKFSTTYAKTTSKKYTDIILICGRYEGIDARINKVFKTEKISIGDYVLTGGELPAMVVIDSMARQIPGVLGNHDSLEEERVSSSEFYTRPEVLTWFSKYKVDNSGKIIENKQRSKSSSRRSTNHAKQGLDKKYKVPKVLLSGDHKKIEEWKKGKK, from the coding sequence ATGCACTTTCACGTGGTTACGCTTTTTCCAGAAAGCTTCGATTCTTATCTCAAGGAATCGATAATTGGTAGAGCAATAAAACAAAAAAAGATAAAAGTAACTTTCTACAATCCTCGAAAGTTTGTTTCTGGTAAATATAAGCGTGTTTGGCCAGACGGCAACGTTTCTCTTATAGTAGATGGCAAGCCGTTTGGTGGTGGTCCCGGGATGATACTCCGGGCTGAACCGGTAATAAAAGCAATAGAAAAAGCACTAAACAAAATCAATTCTGCTTCGCCAAGGCTTCGTAGAACTCCAAAAGTTAAGATAATAAACTTTGCACCAAGCGGAAAAAAGTTCTCTACAACTTATGCAAAAACTACTTCAAAAAAATATACAGATATAATCCTTATATGTGGTAGATACGAGGGTATAGATGCTCGTATAAACAAAGTTTTCAAAACGGAAAAAATTTCTATCGGAGATTACGTTCTGACGGGCGGGGAACTCCCAGCAATGGTTGTTATAGACTCTATGGCAAGACAAATACCCGGGGTTCTGGGTAACCACGATTCTCTCGAAGAAGAAAGAGTCTCAAGTAGTGAGTTCTATACTAGACCAGAAGTGCTTACTTGGTTTAGTAAGTATAAGGTTGATAACTCAGGAAAGATTATTGAAAATAAACAAAGGTCTAAATCGTCGTCTCGACGATCGACCAACCATGCAAAGCAAGGTTTAGACAAAAAATACAAAGTCCCAAAAGTTCTCCTTTCTGGTGACCACAAAAAGATAGAAGAATGGAAAAAAGGTAAAAAGTAA